The following proteins come from a genomic window of Candidatus Nezhaarchaeota archaeon:
- the cas10 gene encoding type III-B CRISPR-associated protein Cas10/Cmr2 — protein SDFAAATYKHALVKLILDGLIPKEAVRGGGGGGGGLFFLLLDIAKEARGLTVLSRQPRAIERDIAELRERLRELDLHGLELFLKLSGEYLDLDTYDRQAQRLSRLIQQKPSLKEAIGRAKGVLNEIRKLVKEYLKAAKEGEAKGLLQVEPWPTDVGDTFAILNSDGDDMGSWISGLKLPPLKLSVPLNARDRLSETLKECEFQALLDDRRPLSPAAHVAISRSLLWYAKEVMSRVVEGSLGALVYAGGDDVLALLPAEWALPVAQRLSEEFMREWDNRRGYVALGMGHRASCSVGIVLAHYMHHLSHAVAQAREVVDEAKKELKEGVHGKGAVKAELYGRAGLIARMSKAIHWVEPWGIHNIDALRGFVAPLSEDGVVWVGVSSIAGGRDLINETLIGRAGASFFSPLIMAHELGAISRGGLGRLGRVGISRRAFYELYDRVLALESLEPEPLMAIARLSLRRHAQLKGLEKMLDLVMEVLKVLGSTEKIKSTIEATVIAEHAYEFSLSTLGQFKVALG, from the coding sequence CCTCAGACTTCGCAGCGGCCACCTACAAGCACGCATTGGTGAAGCTTATTCTAGACGGCCTCATCCCCAAGGAGGCGGTTAGGGGGGGGGGGGGGGGGGGGGGGGGGTTGTTTTTTTTGCTGCTCGACATAGCCAAGGAAGCTCGAGGACTCACCGTACTTAGTAGGCAACCGAGGGCCATTGAGCGAGACATAGCTGAGCTTAGGGAGAGGCTGAGGGAGTTAGACCTCCACGGCCTCGAGCTCTTCCTTAAGCTCTCTGGCGAGTACCTCGACCTCGACACGTACGATAGGCAGGCTCAAAGGCTCAGCAGGCTCATTCAACAGAAGCCGAGCCTTAAGGAGGCGATAGGCAGGGCGAAGGGGGTGCTTAATGAGATAAGGAAGCTCGTTAAGGAGTACCTAAAGGCGGCCAAGGAGGGGGAGGCTAAGGGCCTACTTCAGGTCGAGCCCTGGCCTACCGACGTTGGGGACACGTTCGCCATACTGAACTCCGATGGAGACGACATGGGCAGCTGGATCTCTGGTCTCAAGCTCCCGCCGCTCAAGCTATCAGTGCCCCTGAACGCGCGCGACAGGCTTAGTGAGACGTTAAAGGAGTGTGAGTTCCAAGCTCTCCTAGACGATAGGAGGCCTCTGAGCCCTGCAGCCCACGTGGCGATAAGCCGCTCCCTCCTATGGTACGCTAAGGAGGTGATGTCTCGAGTCGTCGAGGGCTCCCTTGGAGCCCTCGTCTACGCTGGGGGAGACGACGTGCTAGCCCTCCTACCTGCTGAGTGGGCTCTACCCGTGGCTCAGCGACTATCAGAGGAGTTCATGAGGGAATGGGACAATAGGCGTGGCTACGTGGCCTTGGGCATGGGGCATAGGGCGTCGTGCTCAGTTGGCATAGTGCTCGCTCACTACATGCACCACCTGTCTCACGCTGTTGCTCAAGCTAGGGAGGTCGTGGACGAGGCCAAGAAGGAGTTGAAGGAAGGAGTCCATGGAAAGGGGGCTGTGAAGGCTGAGCTCTACGGGAGAGCGGGGCTGATAGCAAGGATGTCCAAGGCCATTCACTGGGTGGAGCCCTGGGGCATACACAATATTGATGCGCTCAGGGGCTTTGTAGCCCCGCTCTCGGAGGACGGAGTGGTGTGGGTTGGAGTTAGCTCAATAGCTGGAGGGAGGGACTTAATCAATGAAACGCTAATCGGGAGGGCTGGGGCCAGCTTCTTCAGCCCTCTGATCATGGCCCACGAGCTCGGGGCAATTAGCAGAGGAGGGTTAGGAAGGCTGGGGAGGGTGGGGATAAGCCGAAGGGCCTTCTACGAGCTCTACGATAGAGTGCTTGCACTCGAAAGCCTGGAGCCAGAGCCGCTGATGGCCATAGCTAGGCTGAGCCTGAGGAGGCACGCTCAGCTCAAAGGGCTTGAGAAAATGCTGGACTTAGTCATGGAGGTGCTCAAGGTGCTCGGGAGCACTGAGAAGATTAAGTCGACTATCGAGGCCACCGTCATAGCCGAGCACGCCTACGAGTTTTCACTCT